From Fusarium fujikuroi IMI 58289 draft genome, chromosome FFUJ_chr07, a single genomic window includes:
- a CDS encoding related to tol protein, translating into MPGHPGNGRVLDTDWADVETITRWKHKCVSSHGARCENPIKVWPTRPAWLVDAQKHCIVPGFEPVDCATISYTYGSHTQPIMTSNALKEPQELFALATPEFSDLVSPIIRRAMYLIPAIDERYLWVDALCVTHHDPGVASHHLRSLGTIYTNTVVTIIATDGDSGFWIPGVKGIFGP; encoded by the coding sequence ATGCCTGGCCACCCGGGCAATGGCCGTGTACTTGATACTGACTGGGCTGATGTCGAAACTATTACAAGATGGAAGCACAAATGCGTTTCATCCCATGGTGCCAGGTGCGAAAATCCCATCAAAGTCTGGCCCACGCGCCCTGCTTGGCTAGTCGACGCACAGAAACATTGCATTGTCCCAGGCTTCGAACCCGTTGACTGCGCGACAATAAGTTACACCTACGGAAGCCATACTCAACCTATAATGACCTCAAACGCCCTCAAAGAGCCACAAGAGCTTTTCGCTCTGGCAACTCCCGAGTTCTCAGACCTTGTTTCGCCTATCATCCGCCGCGCCATGTATCTAATCCCGGCTATTGACGAGCGGTATCTCTGGGTAGACGCACTCTGTGTCACTCACCACGACCCCGGGGTTGCTTCCCACCACTTGAGGTCACTGGGGACCATCTATACAAATACAGTTGTGACGATCATCGCCACAGATGGCGACTCTGGGTTCTGGATACCTGGTGTCAAGGGTATATTTGGCCCCTGA